A genome region from bacterium includes the following:
- a CDS encoding ATP-binding cassette domain-containing protein encodes MDRRHSLRRPHPDAPLPTVGSVRRASGREALMVGMLQALGERTSRLPLVGAGHSRRRTGLLIAVAAAFPLLVPNNYVLAICVEASLYIMLASGMEIVVGYTGLIDLGYIAFYAIGAYSSALLATHYGISFWLLLPVGAILAGLAGALLGFPVLRMRADYLAVVTLGFGEIIRLSVRNLDWLTGGPNGVVGVPAANFFGIDLVEPMQQYYLVLPATVLILIAVARLGNSRLGRAWMCIRDNEIAAEAVGINLVTTKLLAFGLGATCAGLAGVMFAAILSVVTPDSFSVWESVTVLIIVLIGGSGRLPGVFVGVAAMIVLPEALRGLQDYRFIVFGIVLIGMMIYRPQGLWPNKVRRYARGGGAADHLGGRGATRVTRPGAATGPLLQVRNLTKHFGGLAAVDDLDFVIEAGRVTALIGPNGAGKSTVFNLITGFTRPDRGEILFKGRPIHHWRPSRIVDAGIARTFQSIRLFGTMSVIENVMAGCHSRSRASVLGIVFRTPRQQAEERAIIANSFRQLEFVGLGNLAYTEAKNLSYGDQRRLEIARALATQPELLILDEPAAGMNDRERLDLTQLIRQIVDLGITVLLVEHTMPLIMGLADQIVVLNYGRRIAQGAPETIRNDSEVIEAYLGVEDDSLSA; translated from the coding sequence ATGGACCGACGCCATAGCCTTCGTCGTCCTCATCCTGATGCTCCTCTTCCGACCGTGGGGTCTGTTCGGCGAGCGAGTGGTCGAGAAGCTCTGATGGTGGGGATGCTGCAAGCGCTGGGTGAGAGGACGTCGAGGTTGCCGTTGGTGGGGGCCGGCCACAGCCGCCGGCGGACCGGCCTGCTGATTGCCGTCGCCGCGGCTTTTCCGCTGCTCGTACCCAACAACTATGTGCTGGCGATCTGCGTCGAAGCGAGCCTCTACATCATGTTGGCCTCGGGCATGGAGATCGTGGTCGGCTACACGGGGTTGATCGACCTCGGGTACATAGCCTTCTACGCGATCGGTGCCTACAGTTCGGCGCTGCTGGCCACTCACTACGGAATCAGCTTCTGGCTGCTGCTGCCGGTCGGAGCGATTCTGGCCGGCTTGGCGGGAGCGCTGCTGGGCTTTCCGGTGCTGCGGATGCGCGCGGACTACCTGGCCGTGGTCACGCTGGGCTTCGGCGAGATCATCCGCCTCAGCGTGCGCAACCTCGACTGGCTGACCGGAGGACCGAACGGCGTGGTCGGCGTACCCGCCGCCAACTTCTTCGGCATCGATCTGGTCGAACCGATGCAGCAGTACTACCTGGTGCTTCCCGCGACCGTGTTGATTCTGATCGCGGTGGCCCGCCTCGGCAACTCCAGATTGGGCCGCGCATGGATGTGCATCCGTGACAACGAGATCGCGGCCGAAGCCGTCGGTATCAACCTGGTAACCACCAAGCTCTTGGCCTTCGGCCTGGGCGCGACCTGCGCCGGCTTGGCCGGAGTCATGTTTGCCGCCATCCTGTCGGTCGTCACACCGGACAGCTTCTCGGTCTGGGAGTCGGTGACCGTCCTGATCATCGTCCTCATCGGCGGATCGGGTCGATTGCCTGGCGTCTTCGTCGGCGTCGCCGCGATGATCGTGCTGCCCGAAGCGCTGCGGGGGCTGCAGGATTACCGGTTCATCGTCTTCGGCATCGTACTGATCGGGATGATGATCTACCGGCCTCAAGGGCTGTGGCCGAACAAGGTGCGTCGGTACGCGCGGGGCGGAGGCGCCGCCGACCACCTCGGCGGCCGGGGCGCGACCCGGGTCACCCGACCCGGAGCGGCGACGGGCCCACTCCTACAGGTCCGCAACCTCACCAAGCATTTCGGGGGGTTGGCCGCTGTCGACGACTTGGACTTCGTGATCGAGGCCGGTCGGGTGACTGCCCTGATCGGGCCCAACGGCGCGGGCAAATCGACCGTGTTCAACCTCATCACCGGGTTCACCCGACCGGACCGGGGCGAAATCCTGTTCAAGGGCCGGCCGATCCATCACTGGCGGCCCAGCCGGATCGTGGATGCGGGGATAGCCCGCACCTTCCAATCGATCCGCCTGTTCGGCACCATGTCCGTGATCGAGAACGTGATGGCGGGATGTCACTCGCGCAGCCGCGCCAGTGTGCTCGGAATCGTGTTTCGCACCCCCAGGCAGCAGGCGGAAGAACGAGCGATCATCGCCAATTCATTTCGTCAGCTCGAATTCGTCGGCCTCGGAAACCTGGCCTACACGGAGGCCAAGAACCTCTCCTACGGCGACCAGCGGCGGCTGGAGATCGCGCGCGCGCTGGCGACCCAGCCGGAGCTGTTGATCCTGGACGAGCCGGCGGCCGGCATGAACGACCGCGAGCGCCTTGACCTGACGCAACTTATCAGGCAGATCGTTGACCTCGGAATAACGGTCTTGCTCGTCGAGCACACGATGCCGCTGATCATGGGCCTGGCCGATCAGATCGTCGTTTTGAATTACGGCCGCAGGATCGCCCAGGGTGCTCCAGAGACGATCCGGAACGATTCGGAGGTGATAGAGGCATACCTTGGCGTTGAAGACGATTCACTGTCTGCCTGA
- a CDS encoding branched-chain amino acid ABC transporter permease, with amino-acid sequence MFGQQLVNGVTTGARYTLVAIGFTIVFGVMKLINFAHGDYFTVGAFFGMTAIISTGSWLHLPLFLLVGLALVAAVAGSVVSGVLSERFAFRPIGRNEKVPLLMTSLGVSLLLQNIVMIVWGKGYPQFPAILPYAKFLFAGLVITPAQIVIVITSLVFMIGCHLYVQRTNVGKAMRAIGLDPGTALLMGINVNRVIVIAFVLSSGLCGVAGVMYGLQYGALNYLMGFEAVLKAFTAAVLGGMGNILGAVLMSFALGVVEALVAGYVSSEWTDAIAFVVLILMLLFRPWGLFGERVVEKL; translated from the coding sequence CTGTTCGGGCAGCAACTCGTCAACGGCGTCACGACGGGGGCGCGCTATACCCTCGTCGCGATCGGCTTCACGATCGTCTTCGGCGTCATGAAGCTGATCAACTTCGCCCACGGCGACTACTTCACCGTCGGCGCCTTTTTCGGCATGACCGCCATCATCTCCACCGGGTCATGGCTGCACCTGCCCCTTTTCTTGCTGGTCGGCCTCGCCCTCGTCGCCGCGGTCGCCGGCTCGGTGGTCAGCGGCGTCCTTTCGGAACGGTTCGCGTTCAGGCCGATCGGCCGCAACGAGAAGGTCCCACTGCTCATGACCTCCCTCGGCGTCTCGCTCTTACTCCAGAACATAGTGATGATCGTCTGGGGCAAGGGATACCCACAGTTCCCAGCCATCCTGCCGTACGCCAAGTTCCTGTTTGCCGGGCTCGTGATCACGCCCGCGCAGATCGTGATCGTGATCACCTCGCTGGTGTTCATGATCGGCTGCCATCTCTACGTCCAGCGAACCAATGTCGGCAAGGCCATGCGAGCGATCGGTCTCGATCCCGGCACAGCCCTGCTCATGGGCATAAATGTCAACCGGGTGATCGTGATCGCCTTCGTCTTGAGCTCAGGTCTGTGTGGCGTGGCCGGCGTGATGTATGGATTGCAGTACGGCGCCCTCAACTATCTGATGGGCTTCGAGGCGGTCCTTAAAGCCTTCACCGCCGCTGTCCTCGGAGGCATGGGCAACATCCTGGGCGCGGTCCTCATGAGCTTCGCGCTGGGGGTGGTGGAGGCGTTGGTCGCCGGCTACGTATCTTCGGAATGGACCGACGCCATAGCCTTCGTCGTCCTCATCCTGATGCTCCTCTTCCGACCGTGGGGTCTGTTCGGCGAGCGAGTGGTCGAGAAGCTCTGA